From the genome of Hydrogenophilus thermoluteolus, one region includes:
- a CDS encoding LysR family transcriptional regulator, translating to MKHVTMRQLRIFVTVAKEGSITKAAERLFLTPPAVSMQIKELETQLGMVLFERNARRFELTTVGEYFLLYAKKILDLVTEAEELAKRLQEGAVGELKIGMVSTAQYFVPQMLGDFRREHPGISLSLRVGNRAQVVAMLESREIDIAVMGRPPEGFAVRAEAFAGHPSGFVAPPDHPLADETRSIDPKVIRREPLIVREAGSGTRAAMDLFFAERRVTPTVAMQMESNEAIKQAVIAGLGVAFLSLHTVGGELARGELKVIPVRGTPVVRSWYVVHRTSQFVAPTVEAFRYFLLERGQSFLQQHFPHVAAICERLGAA from the coding sequence ATGAAACACGTGACGATGCGTCAGTTGCGCATCTTCGTGACGGTCGCCAAGGAGGGGTCGATCACCAAAGCGGCGGAGCGTCTGTTTTTGACGCCACCCGCGGTATCGATGCAGATCAAGGAGTTGGAGACCCAGTTGGGGATGGTGCTCTTCGAGCGTAACGCGCGGCGTTTCGAATTGACGACGGTGGGGGAGTATTTTCTTCTGTATGCCAAAAAAATTCTTGATCTGGTGACCGAAGCCGAAGAGCTCGCGAAACGGTTGCAAGAAGGTGCGGTGGGCGAGCTGAAGATCGGGATGGTGAGTACCGCGCAATATTTCGTCCCGCAAATGCTCGGGGATTTCCGTCGCGAGCACCCGGGTATCTCGTTGTCGTTGCGGGTGGGCAACCGCGCGCAAGTGGTGGCGATGTTGGAGTCGCGCGAAATCGACATCGCGGTGATGGGGCGTCCCCCAGAAGGGTTTGCGGTGCGCGCCGAAGCGTTCGCGGGTCATCCGAGTGGGTTCGTTGCCCCGCCCGACCATCCGTTGGCGGATGAAACGCGTTCGATCGACCCCAAGGTTATCCGCCGCGAACCGTTGATCGTGCGCGAGGCGGGGTCGGGAACCCGGGCCGCGATGGATCTCTTTTTCGCCGAGCGGCGGGTGACACCGACGGTCGCGATGCAGATGGAGAGCAACGAAGCGATCAAGCAGGCGGTGATCGCCGGCTTGGGGGTCGCGTTTCTCTCCTTGCATACGGTGGGGGGCGAATTGGCGCGGGGTGAACTCAAGGTGATCCCGGTGCGCGGCACACCGGTGGTGCGCTCTTGGTATGTCGTGCACCGCACGAGTCAGTTCGTTGCGCCCACCGTCGAAGCGTTTCGCTATTTTCTGCTCGAGCGGGGGCAGAGCTTTTTGCAGCAGCACTTTCCCCACGTTGCCGCGATTTGCGAAAGGTTGGGGGCGGCCTAG
- a CDS encoding peroxidase-related enzyme (This protein belongs to a clade of uncharacterized proteins related to peroxidases such as the alkylhydroperoxidase AhpD.) translates to MSAQQQNPISRFPVPETLDALPADIRERIEKVAEKSGFIPNVFLALAARPEEFRAFFAYHDALMERPSNLSKAEKEMIVVATSAANDCLYCVVAHGAILRVRSKNPRLSEQIATNYRRAEITPRQRAMLDYAMKVALDSARITEADWEPLIAHGFTQDDIWEIGAIAAFFAMSNRLANMSAMRPNDEFYSLGR, encoded by the coding sequence GTGTCAGCGCAACAACAAAACCCGATCAGCCGCTTCCCCGTCCCCGAAACCCTCGACGCGCTCCCTGCCGATATCCGCGAACGGATCGAAAAGGTCGCGGAAAAATCGGGCTTCATCCCCAACGTCTTCTTGGCGCTGGCGGCGCGTCCCGAAGAATTTCGCGCCTTCTTCGCCTACCACGATGCGCTGATGGAGCGCCCCTCGAACCTCAGCAAAGCGGAAAAAGAGATGATCGTCGTCGCCACCTCCGCGGCGAACGACTGCCTCTATTGCGTGGTCGCCCACGGTGCGATCCTGCGCGTGCGCAGCAAAAATCCGCGCCTTTCGGAGCAGATCGCCACCAACTACCGTCGTGCCGAGATCACCCCACGGCAGCGGGCGATGCTCGACTACGCGATGAAAGTGGCGCTCGACTCCGCGCGCATCACCGAAGCCGACTGGGAGCCGCTCATCGCCCACGGGTTCACCCAAGACGACATTTGGGAAATCGGTGCGATTGCCGCCTTTTTTGCGATGAGCAACCGCTTGGCGAACATGAGCGCGATGCGGCCGAACGACGAGTTCTACAGTCTGGGGCGGTAG
- the pyk gene encoding pyruvate kinase yields the protein MRHTKIVATLGPASSDPATLERLLLAGVDVVRLNFSHGTADEHRARASLVRALAQQTQRPVGILGDLQGPKIRIGRFTTNAVTLSKGQRFRLDCDLAPGDATRVGLDYPELIDDVEVGDILLLDDGKIRLQIVEKCADALITQVLVGGTLSNHKGINKLGGGLSAPALTAKDRADIALAAEIGVDYLAVSFVKHAEEMHEARHLARAAGSRARLIAKIERVEAIANLDAILEASDGVMVARGDLAVEVGDAAVPALQKRILRRAREMNRLSITATQMMESMVHSPVPTRAEVSDVANAVLDGTDAVMLSAETAAGQYPVEAVEAMARVCAEADASNDAHLDQELLGRRFHRVDEAIAVSAVWSGYHLGVKAIVALTQSGATALWMSRIASILPIYALTPDPVTFGHLTLFRQVTPVRFDLNPASDPAMLLTQIRTLLVSNGWAAPGETIAVTFGEPMGQPGGSNTLKIVTL from the coding sequence ATGCGCCACACCAAAATCGTCGCGACGCTAGGCCCCGCTTCGAGCGATCCCGCCACGCTCGAACGGCTGCTCCTTGCCGGCGTCGACGTCGTTCGCCTCAACTTTTCGCACGGAACCGCGGACGAGCACCGCGCCCGGGCGTCGCTCGTGCGTGCGCTCGCACAGCAGACCCAACGCCCCGTTGGCATCCTGGGCGACCTCCAAGGACCGAAAATCCGCATCGGCCGGTTCACCACCAACGCTGTTACTCTGAGCAAAGGGCAACGCTTTCGGCTCGACTGCGACCTCGCCCCGGGTGACGCCACCCGGGTTGGGCTCGACTACCCGGAACTGATCGACGACGTCGAGGTCGGCGACATCTTGCTCCTCGACGACGGCAAAATTCGCTTGCAGATCGTCGAAAAGTGCGCAGACGCGCTCATCACGCAGGTGCTTGTTGGCGGCACCCTCTCGAACCACAAAGGGATCAACAAACTGGGTGGCGGGCTTTCGGCGCCAGCGCTCACTGCGAAAGACCGTGCCGATATCGCGCTCGCTGCCGAAATCGGCGTCGATTACCTCGCGGTCTCTTTCGTCAAGCACGCCGAAGAGATGCACGAAGCGCGGCACTTGGCGCGCGCTGCCGGGAGCCGCGCCCGTTTGATCGCCAAAATCGAACGGGTCGAAGCGATCGCTAACCTCGACGCGATTCTGGAGGCGAGCGACGGCGTGATGGTCGCGCGTGGGGATCTCGCGGTCGAGGTGGGCGATGCTGCTGTGCCGGCGTTACAAAAGCGCATTTTGCGCCGCGCACGGGAAATGAACCGCCTGTCGATCACCGCCACCCAAATGATGGAATCGATGGTGCATAGCCCCGTCCCGACCCGGGCCGAGGTCTCCGACGTCGCGAACGCGGTGCTCGACGGCACCGACGCGGTGATGCTCTCGGCCGAAACCGCAGCGGGCCAGTACCCGGTCGAGGCAGTCGAAGCGATGGCGCGCGTCTGCGCCGAAGCCGACGCGTCGAACGACGCCCACCTCGACCAGGAGCTCCTGGGGCGGCGTTTTCACCGCGTCGACGAAGCGATCGCGGTCTCCGCCGTCTGGTCGGGCTACCACCTAGGGGTGAAAGCGATCGTCGCGCTCACCCAATCGGGCGCGACCGCACTCTGGATGAGCCGCATCGCAAGCATTCTCCCCATCTACGCCCTCACCCCCGACCCGGTGACCTTCGGCCACCTCACCCTCTTCCGCCAAGTCACGCCAGTTCGCTTCGACCTGAACCCCGCGTCCGACCCGGCAATGCTCCTCACACAGATACGCACGCTCCTTGTGTCGAACGGCTGGGCTGCACCAGGGGAAACGATCGCGGTCACTTTCGGCGAACCGATGGGACAACCCGGCGGCAGCAACACGTTGAAGATCGTTACCCTCTAG
- a CDS encoding class II fructose-bisphosphate aldolase, which yields MLVAASALLQHAVANRYAIGAYDILDTTMLEGVLLGAQRAEAPVLISIAEVHTDQFDEATLLAAVVEAAAAAPVPVAIHYDHGTTLDRLVRATQLGYTSLMIDGSHLEWAENVALTRRAAALAHAVGFPLEGEIGYVPGEEGKDAELHPGAIRYTEPDEAEAFVTETGCDWLAVSIGTVHGRFRGEPQLDLERLAAIRARLPRTPLVIHGGTGLSDEQFRALVAAGANKINYYTALVETAAAAAIDYRRWDEQRLAAREAIAAEVERTCRVWGAAGHANAVLDVAPMVTPVEHVIFHCWSSDVSDVAAMQAEGVATLGALPGVRRIAAGVAETPNAPYPYLWAMTFATPEALAHFRTHPEHQRFADSRFRPFASERITIDFHLTYGNGRCATPKSSRR from the coding sequence GTGCTCGTCGCAGCCAGCGCCCTTTTGCAACACGCCGTCGCGAACCGGTATGCGATCGGCGCGTACGACATCCTCGACACCACGATGCTCGAAGGCGTCCTCCTGGGTGCCCAACGTGCTGAAGCACCCGTGCTGATCAGCATCGCCGAGGTCCACACCGACCAATTCGACGAAGCGACCCTGCTTGCGGCCGTCGTCGAAGCCGCTGCTGCCGCCCCGGTACCGGTTGCGATCCACTACGACCACGGCACGACGCTCGACCGTCTGGTTCGCGCGACGCAACTCGGATACACCAGTTTGATGATCGACGGTTCGCACCTCGAATGGGCAGAAAACGTTGCGCTCACCCGCCGCGCCGCCGCGCTTGCCCATGCCGTCGGCTTCCCGTTGGAGGGTGAAATCGGTTATGTTCCTGGGGAAGAGGGGAAGGACGCCGAACTCCACCCGGGTGCCATCCGCTATACGGAACCGGACGAGGCCGAAGCGTTCGTCACCGAGACCGGTTGCGACTGGCTCGCCGTTTCGATCGGCACCGTGCATGGCCGCTTTCGTGGCGAACCGCAACTCGACTTGGAACGGCTTGCTGCAATCCGCGCCCGGTTGCCCAGAACGCCACTCGTGATCCATGGCGGCACCGGCCTTTCGGACGAACAGTTTCGTGCGCTCGTTGCCGCGGGCGCGAACAAGATCAATTACTATACCGCACTGGTCGAAACGGCAGCAGCAGCGGCTATCGACTATCGGCGCTGGGACGAACAGCGCCTTGCTGCGCGGGAGGCGATCGCCGCTGAAGTGGAACGCACCTGCCGCGTCTGGGGTGCGGCGGGGCACGCCAATGCCGTGCTCGATGTCGCGCCCATGGTCACACCGGTCGAACATGTGATCTTTCACTGCTGGTCATCGGACGTATCGGACGTCGCCGCGATGCAGGCAGAGGGGGTCGCAACGCTCGGGGCGCTCCCCGGAGTGCGGCGCATCGCTGCCGGGGTTGCCGAAACCCCCAACGCCCCCTATCCTTACCTCTGGGCGATGACGTTTGCCACCCCAGAGGCACTCGCCCATTTCCGCACCCACCCCGAACACCAACGTTTCGCCGACAGTCGTTTTCGCCCGTTTGCATCGGAACGGATCACCATCGACTTTCATCTCACTTACGGAAACGGAAGATGCGCCACACCAAAATCGTCGCGACGCTAG
- a CDS encoding HAD-IA family hydrolase: MVKALLFDVDGTLAETEALHRRAFNEAFAAAGLPWRWTPQRYAELLRVAGGRERIAHFQSAYPHEAAGIVLDPDAIATIHRDKNVRYAQMLAQGALPLRPGVVRLAQEAAASGARVAIVTTTSPENVAALLAALWPDDAPPFAAIITAREAPQKKPDPQAYHVALARLDIAPSEAIAIEDTAHGAQAAAAAGIPVLVTESEYGKAPEYPGAFAVVDHLGEPDLPARWLRTPQGRGEGVVTWALLTRWAASAVPPTTA; encoded by the coding sequence ATGGTCAAAGCCCTACTCTTCGACGTCGACGGTACCCTCGCTGAAACCGAAGCGCTCCACCGCCGCGCCTTCAACGAAGCCTTCGCCGCAGCAGGGCTTCCCTGGCGGTGGACGCCGCAGCGCTACGCCGAGCTTCTGCGCGTTGCGGGCGGGCGCGAGCGAATCGCCCACTTTCAAAGCGCCTATCCGCACGAAGCCGCTGGGATCGTGCTCGACCCCGATGCGATCGCGACGATCCACCGCGACAAGAACGTGCGCTATGCGCAGATGCTCGCGCAGGGCGCGCTGCCGTTGCGCCCCGGCGTCGTTCGCTTGGCGCAGGAAGCCGCCGCAAGCGGTGCGCGCGTTGCGATCGTCACCACCACCAGCCCGGAAAACGTCGCCGCACTGCTCGCGGCGTTGTGGCCGGACGACGCGCCCCCCTTTGCCGCAATCATCACCGCGCGCGAAGCGCCGCAGAAAAAACCCGATCCGCAAGCCTACCACGTCGCCCTTGCACGCTTGGACATTGCGCCCAGTGAGGCGATCGCGATCGAAGACACCGCACACGGCGCACAAGCCGCTGCCGCCGCGGGAATCCCGGTACTCGTCACCGAAAGCGAATACGGCAAAGCGCCGGAGTATCCCGGCGCCTTTGCGGTGGTCGACCACCTCGGGGAACCTGACCTTCCGGCGCGTTGGCTCCGCACCCCCCAGGGGCGCGGCGAAGGGGTCGTCACCTGGGCCTTGCTGACGCGCTGGGCCGCGAGCGCCGTCCCACCAACCACAGCCTGA
- a CDS encoding nitric oxide reductase activation protein NorD — translation MQPPTEWEALVARFAEPHRELVVRFALEAPKHFSPAGCEYYRRGVEALLNLGRGEKLALAYLEAAPAIAREVGEDAAEAARREAAKLASMTSGEVIERFLATLPLVARRLGDADLFTNYLTFVHQLASLAPRALRPLFAHLEPLLDTLTLGGLRRWALFGAELHRQDTAALTAYFSLESAEAKAKLQEERRGTLFVDIHRKLNAYLRALWGRDFWLKPNQADRNEFRPYIDDFVLHLPDAVDRVGALDGAAVYRAIAAHMAAHLVYGGGAHDPRGLGSLERALYGFLEDLRVEYAAAQAFPGLGHAWAELARHSAPPPNRHPAAQWLLTLIDHCYHRWGWRTDPVDAPLPEPLAACAERIVDAIACPAEASRKHVRMLLEPLRAALEATDAGTPMARDVEALPLGYRDDNRIVWHFDAESLTRKLHAMRRQPLRRIVPLMEFINEVDTETQSDTPDEIWVPATPIYDDDGITFQEKYGSPRIAGPFFYDEWDERAQCYRPDWVSCFEYPAPLGELEPLDALYREHLPVVKRLRKIVERLRPQGVQRERKLEDGDELDLTPAIDAMVHARAGLPFDPRITLRHKLLKRDIAVCLLLDLSASTNETPHGAHHSVLDASRAATLLLAEAIERIGDPLAILGFHSDGREDVRLYPIKRFGERWGENAKKRLAGINGAFSTRMGAALRHAGTLLKQQPQKRKLLLLVTDGEPADIDERDPNHLRRDARRAVDELWGNGVYTYCLTLDPGADRYVAQIFGKHYTVIDRVDKLPERLPRLFAALTR, via the coding sequence ATGCAACCGCCCACCGAATGGGAAGCGCTCGTCGCGCGCTTTGCCGAACCCCACCGCGAACTGGTCGTGCGCTTTGCGCTGGAAGCGCCCAAGCACTTCTCTCCGGCGGGTTGCGAATACTACCGCCGCGGGGTGGAAGCACTCCTCAACCTCGGGCGGGGCGAAAAACTTGCGCTCGCCTACCTGGAAGCCGCACCTGCGATCGCGCGGGAAGTTGGCGAAGACGCGGCGGAAGCAGCTCGGCGTGAAGCGGCGAAATTAGCTTCGATGACCTCAGGCGAAGTGATCGAGCGCTTTCTGGCTACCCTCCCGTTGGTTGCACGGCGGCTTGGCGACGCCGACCTGTTCACCAACTACCTCACCTTCGTCCACCAATTGGCGAGCCTTGCCCCACGCGCGTTGCGCCCGCTCTTTGCCCATCTCGAACCGCTTCTGGATACCTTGACGCTTGGGGGTTTGCGCCGCTGGGCGCTCTTCGGCGCCGAACTCCACCGTCAGGATACCGCAGCACTCACCGCCTATTTCTCGCTCGAAAGCGCCGAAGCGAAAGCGAAGCTGCAGGAGGAGCGACGCGGCACCCTCTTCGTCGATATCCATCGCAAACTCAACGCCTACCTGCGGGCGCTCTGGGGGCGCGACTTCTGGCTCAAACCGAACCAAGCCGACCGCAACGAATTTCGCCCCTATATCGACGACTTCGTCCTGCACCTTCCAGACGCCGTCGATCGCGTCGGCGCGCTGGATGGGGCCGCCGTCTATCGCGCGATCGCCGCCCACATGGCGGCGCACCTCGTCTATGGAGGTGGTGCGCACGACCCGCGCGGCTTGGGTTCGCTCGAGCGTGCGCTCTACGGGTTCCTCGAAGATCTGCGCGTCGAATATGCCGCCGCCCAGGCCTTCCCTGGCCTTGGCCACGCGTGGGCCGAACTCGCCCGCCACAGCGCCCCACCCCCAAACCGCCATCCTGCGGCGCAGTGGCTCCTTACCCTCATCGACCACTGTTACCACCGCTGGGGCTGGCGTACCGACCCCGTCGACGCGCCGCTACCGGAACCGCTTGCCGCGTGTGCCGAGCGCATCGTCGATGCGATCGCCTGCCCTGCAGAAGCGAGCCGAAAGCACGTGCGGATGCTGCTCGAACCCCTGCGCGCCGCGCTCGAAGCCACCGACGCCGGCACCCCGATGGCGCGCGACGTCGAAGCGCTCCCGCTGGGTTACCGCGACGACAACCGGATCGTCTGGCACTTCGACGCTGAGTCGCTGACCCGGAAACTCCACGCGATGCGGCGCCAGCCGCTGCGGCGCATCGTTCCGCTGATGGAATTCATCAACGAGGTCGACACCGAAACCCAGAGCGACACCCCCGACGAAATCTGGGTTCCCGCCACCCCAATCTACGACGACGACGGCATCACCTTTCAGGAAAAATACGGCAGCCCGCGCATCGCTGGCCCCTTCTTCTACGACGAATGGGACGAGCGCGCCCAATGCTATCGACCGGACTGGGTCAGTTGCTTCGAATACCCTGCGCCGTTGGGCGAACTCGAACCGCTCGACGCCCTCTACCGTGAACACCTGCCGGTAGTGAAGCGGCTACGGAAAATCGTCGAACGGCTGCGCCCGCAAGGGGTACAGCGCGAGCGCAAACTCGAAGATGGCGACGAACTCGACCTCACCCCGGCGATCGACGCAATGGTCCACGCCCGCGCGGGGCTACCCTTCGACCCACGGATCACGTTGCGCCATAAGCTGCTTAAACGCGACATCGCGGTCTGCCTGCTCCTCGACCTCTCGGCGTCGACGAACGAGACGCCGCACGGTGCGCACCACTCGGTACTCGACGCGTCCCGCGCCGCGACGCTGCTTCTGGCCGAAGCGATCGAACGCATCGGCGATCCGCTTGCGATTCTGGGTTTCCATTCCGACGGGCGGGAAGACGTGCGCCTCTACCCGATCAAACGGTTCGGCGAACGGTGGGGCGAAAACGCGAAAAAACGGCTTGCAGGGATCAACGGCGCGTTTTCCACGCGGATGGGCGCGGCGTTGCGCCACGCCGGAACGTTGCTCAAGCAGCAACCGCAAAAGCGCAAGCTCCTTTTGCTCGTCACCGACGGAGAGCCGGCCGACATCGACGAACGGGACCCCAACCACCTGCGGCGAGACGCGCGCCGTGCCGTCGATGAACTCTGGGGAAACGGCGTCTATACCTACTGCCTCACCCTCGACCCCGGAGCCGACCGTTACGTCGCGCAGATCTTCGGCAAACACTACACCGTGATCGACCGGGTGGACAAACTTCCCGAACGGTTGCCGCGGCTTTTTGCGGCGCTGACTCGCTGA